Proteins encoded within one genomic window of Chitinophagales bacterium:
- the mutL gene encoding DNA mismatch repair endonuclease MutL: MQDIIQLLPDHISNQIAAGEVIQRPASAVKELMENAIDAQATKISLIVKDAGKTLIQVIDNGIGMSVTDARLCFEKHATSKIRSIDDLFRIHSNGFRGEALASIAAVAQVEMKTKRAIDEFGTRIVIENSEVKAQEPASLPQGTQFAMKNLFYNVPARRNFLKSDAQEMSQIIAEFSRLAIAYPQVEFSLHHNDHEMYRLLPASSLRRITDIFGKSYNEKFVPIEEEADILKISGFVCKPTAANSKSKGKQYLYVNKRFIKSNYIQHAIFSAYKDLISQGDYPFYVIFIDIDPKLIDINVHPTKQEIKFEDEQLIYGFINASIRRSLMQFNIAPSIDFNIDSVFHNMDAVANPNAMKNQVEVLNKSNTGNGRAGFSFVKQNEKNWEAIFSQSLNNEYYSGEIAGLEQKEQANVELPFEKQNIEIIGRATQILNKFIVLPTNQGLLLLDQRRAHERILFDEMLRLSLKEKIASQRLLFPICVDFSIQDSFVLEEIMVDLHHLGFDISPMGNQVFAIQGIPADLPSGNEKELLIELVENFKHNFKAKNSKKETLLISICKISSIKRSQSLTNEEVDYLSEQIFRVENYYVTPSGKPIFYNIPYHDIEKHFYE; encoded by the coding sequence ATGCAAGACATCATACAACTTCTTCCTGATCACATATCTAACCAGATAGCAGCTGGTGAGGTTATACAGCGACCGGCTAGTGCAGTCAAGGAATTGATGGAAAATGCAATCGATGCGCAAGCCACAAAAATCTCTCTTATAGTCAAAGATGCAGGTAAAACCTTGATTCAGGTTATAGATAATGGTATAGGCATGAGCGTTACAGATGCTCGACTTTGTTTTGAAAAGCATGCTACCTCTAAGATTCGCTCTATCGACGATTTGTTTCGTATCCATTCCAATGGGTTTAGAGGAGAGGCTTTGGCCTCCATAGCGGCAGTAGCTCAGGTCGAGATGAAAACCAAGCGTGCTATCGATGAATTCGGAACAAGAATAGTCATCGAAAATAGTGAAGTGAAGGCACAGGAGCCCGCTAGTTTGCCACAAGGTACGCAGTTCGCAATGAAAAATTTGTTTTACAATGTGCCAGCGAGACGAAATTTTCTAAAATCAGATGCGCAAGAAATGTCCCAGATTATAGCAGAATTTAGTCGATTGGCTATCGCCTATCCTCAAGTTGAATTTTCGCTGCATCACAATGACCATGAAATGTATCGATTGCTCCCAGCGAGTTCTCTTCGCCGTATTACAGACATATTTGGCAAAAGCTACAATGAAAAATTTGTTCCGATAGAAGAAGAAGCTGATATTCTCAAAATATCAGGATTTGTATGCAAGCCTACTGCTGCCAATTCAAAATCTAAGGGCAAACAATACCTCTACGTCAATAAGCGGTTTATAAAAAGCAATTATATCCAGCATGCTATTTTCTCAGCGTACAAAGACCTCATAAGTCAAGGCGATTATCCCTTTTATGTCATATTTATTGACATCGATCCGAAGTTGATTGACATTAATGTACATCCTACCAAGCAGGAAATTAAATTTGAAGATGAGCAACTCATTTATGGATTTATCAATGCGAGTATTCGTCGATCCCTGATGCAATTCAATATAGCTCCCTCTATAGATTTTAACATCGACAGTGTTTTTCACAATATGGATGCCGTAGCCAATCCGAATGCTATGAAGAATCAAGTAGAAGTATTGAATAAATCTAACACTGGAAATGGTAGAGCAGGTTTTTCATTTGTCAAACAAAACGAAAAAAATTGGGAAGCTATTTTTTCTCAATCACTTAACAATGAGTATTACTCAGGAGAAATAGCTGGTCTGGAGCAAAAAGAACAAGCCAATGTAGAATTGCCATTTGAAAAACAGAATATAGAAATCATAGGTCGTGCTACCCAGATATTAAATAAATTTATCGTATTGCCTACCAATCAGGGACTGCTTTTGCTTGATCAAAGACGTGCACACGAGCGAATTTTGTTTGATGAAATGCTTCGACTATCCCTTAAAGAAAAAATTGCTAGTCAGCGGTTATTGTTTCCGATTTGTGTAGATTTTTCTATTCAAGATAGCTTCGTACTCGAAGAAATAATGGTTGACCTCCATCACTTAGGCTTTGATATCAGTCCTATGGGCAATCAGGTCTTTGCTATACAGGGCATACCTGCAGATTTGCCGAGTGGAAATGAGAAGGAGTTGCTGATAGAATTGGTAGAAAACTTTAAACACAATTTCAAAGCCAAAAATTCAAAAAAAGAAACGTTGCTCATCTCTATATGTAAAATTTCTAGTATCAAACGCAGTCAATCCTTGACTAATGAAGAAGTGGATTATCTGTCCGAACAAATATTTCGAGTCGAAAATTATTATGTAACACCGAGCGGCAAACCGATATTCTACAACATTCCTTACCACGATATTGAAAAACACTTTTATGAATAG